The following are encoded in a window of Cupriavidus oxalaticus genomic DNA:
- a CDS encoding AroM family protein, with amino-acid sequence MTATAERLPRVAFVTIGQAPRTDVVPQMLADLGLPVAAQEFGILDDLDADAIAALAPADGEYRFASRLRDGSQAVMGKPVAEAMLARLMASLDDGRFDALVPLCTGTALPPMRTLVIEPQQVVDHLTVALARGCKRLGIVLPLEGQVGSFHLIEPVSCELRVTHASPYADTATGRFAQAGETLRGCDLVVMHCMGYTEAMRAEVARHAGAPVLLSNRMVARLLGQVLEGRSGNGL; translated from the coding sequence ATGACCGCCACGGCCGAACGGCTGCCGCGCGTGGCCTTCGTGACCATCGGCCAGGCGCCGCGGACCGACGTGGTGCCGCAGATGCTGGCCGACCTGGGATTGCCGGTGGCGGCGCAAGAATTCGGCATCCTCGACGACCTCGACGCGGACGCAATCGCCGCACTCGCCCCCGCCGATGGCGAATACCGCTTTGCCAGCCGCCTGCGCGACGGCTCGCAGGCGGTGATGGGCAAGCCGGTGGCCGAGGCCATGCTCGCGCGGCTGATGGCATCGCTCGACGATGGCCGCTTCGACGCGTTGGTACCGCTGTGCACGGGCACCGCGCTGCCGCCGATGCGCACGCTGGTGATCGAGCCACAGCAGGTGGTGGACCACCTGACCGTCGCGCTCGCCCGGGGATGCAAGCGGCTCGGCATCGTGCTGCCCCTCGAAGGCCAGGTCGGCAGTTTTCACCTGATCGAGCCGGTGTCCTGCGAACTGCGCGTCACGCATGCCTCGCCTTATGCAGACACTGCCACCGGCCGCTTTGCGCAGGCCGGCGAGACGCTGCGCGGCTGCGACCTGGTGGTGATGCACTGCATGGGCTACACCGAGGCAATGCGGGCCGAAGTCGCGCGCCATGCCGGCGCGCCGGTGCTGCTCTCGAACCGGATGGTAGCCAGGCTGCTCGGCCAGGTACTGGAAGGCCGCAGTGGAAACGGTCTGTGA
- a CDS encoding Bug family tripartite tricarboxylate transporter substrate binding protein: MEKVAKWMGPLLRGMVCMSLGAVAATGAHAQEWKPSKPVRLLVGFAPGGSADLLARLVQGPLSESLGVPVVVENVPGAGGNIAADKLAKAPADGYTIGMGAAGAMAVTHVLNPKGTPYKADDFTPIAMLATQPNVVIINPALPVGSMADFTAYVKKTPQVTYGTAGVGTSNHLIAETMLHRLGVDMVHAPYKGATPVITDLMGGHIAMTVDNITTAAQLAKSGKVRAIAVTGSKRSPLLPDVPTLAESGLKDFNMPTWQGIFGPKDLPRPIVARYNQALVKALANPEVKKKMAEFGSEPVGDTPEHFAGFLAQDRKMWAEVIKTAKVTLD, translated from the coding sequence ATGGAAAAGGTGGCGAAGTGGATGGGGCCGCTGCTGCGCGGCATGGTGTGCATGAGCCTGGGCGCGGTAGCGGCCACCGGCGCGCATGCGCAGGAATGGAAGCCGTCGAAGCCGGTGCGGTTGCTGGTCGGCTTCGCGCCGGGCGGTTCGGCCGACCTGCTGGCGCGGCTGGTGCAGGGACCGTTGTCGGAGAGTCTCGGCGTGCCGGTGGTGGTGGAAAACGTCCCGGGCGCGGGCGGCAACATCGCCGCCGACAAGCTGGCCAAGGCGCCGGCGGATGGCTACACCATCGGCATGGGCGCGGCCGGTGCGATGGCGGTGACGCATGTGCTCAACCCGAAGGGCACGCCGTACAAGGCGGATGACTTTACGCCGATCGCCATGCTGGCGACGCAGCCCAACGTGGTGATCATCAACCCGGCGCTGCCGGTCGGGTCGATGGCCGATTTCACCGCGTACGTGAAAAAGACGCCGCAGGTCACCTACGGCACCGCCGGCGTCGGCACTTCCAACCACCTGATCGCCGAGACCATGCTGCACCGCCTCGGCGTCGACATGGTCCACGCGCCGTACAAGGGCGCCACGCCGGTGATCACCGACCTGATGGGCGGTCATATCGCCATGACCGTCGACAATATCACCACCGCGGCACAGCTGGCCAAGTCCGGCAAGGTCCGCGCCATCGCCGTCACCGGCAGCAAGCGCTCACCGCTGCTGCCCGACGTGCCGACGCTGGCCGAGAGCGGCCTGAAGGATTTCAATATGCCGACCTGGCAAGGAATCTTCGGCCCGAAGGACCTGCCCAGGCCGATCGTGGCCCGCTACAACCAGGCACTGGTGAAGGCGCTGGCGAATCCGGAAGTGAAGAAGAAAATGGCGGAGTTCGGCTCCGAGCCGGTGGGCGACACGCCCGAGCATTTCGCCGGGTTCCTGGCGCAGGACCGCAAGATGTGGGCCGAAGTGATCAAGACAGCGAAAGTCACGCTCGACTGA
- the truB gene encoding tRNA pseudouridine(55) synthase TruB: MTDSNAARPQRPPRLPRRDVHGVLLLDKPLGLSSNDALVRAKRLLRANKAGHTGTLDPLATGLLPLCFGEATKFSQDLLEADKTYDAVVRLGARSSTGDAEGELLDVREVTCDRAAVEQALARFTGEIDQVPPMHSALKKDGRPLYEYARAGQTVERAARRVTIHAIELLDCALPPSFTTAAFTMRVTCSKGTYIRTLAEDIGEALGCGAHLTGLRRIAVGDLTLDGAVTLEQIEQQDDAARPGMLAPVDALLQKSPPVTLDEAAAARFLQGQRIAHRDLPDGTEIAEGVLARVYAGEPARLLGVARMREGALRPERLVRL; this comes from the coding sequence ATGACCGATTCCAACGCCGCCCGTCCGCAGCGTCCGCCGCGCCTGCCGCGCCGCGACGTCCATGGTGTGTTGCTGCTCGACAAGCCGCTGGGCCTGTCGTCCAACGATGCGCTGGTGCGCGCCAAGCGCCTGCTGCGCGCCAACAAGGCCGGCCATACCGGCACGCTCGACCCGCTGGCCACCGGCTTGCTGCCGCTGTGCTTTGGCGAGGCCACCAAGTTCTCGCAGGACCTGCTGGAAGCGGACAAGACCTATGACGCGGTAGTGCGGCTGGGTGCGCGCTCCAGTACCGGCGATGCCGAGGGCGAATTGCTCGATGTCCGCGAGGTGACCTGCGACCGCGCCGCGGTCGAGCAGGCGCTGGCGCGCTTTACCGGCGAGATCGATCAGGTGCCGCCGATGCATTCGGCGCTGAAGAAGGATGGCCGCCCGCTGTATGAATACGCGCGCGCCGGGCAGACGGTCGAGCGCGCCGCGCGCCGCGTCACTATTCACGCGATCGAACTGCTGGATTGCGCGCTGCCCCCGTCGTTCACCACTGCCGCGTTCACCATGCGCGTGACCTGCAGCAAGGGCACCTACATCCGCACGCTGGCCGAGGATATCGGCGAGGCGCTGGGCTGCGGCGCCCACCTGACCGGGCTGCGCCGCATCGCCGTGGGCGACCTGACGCTGGACGGCGCGGTGACGCTCGAGCAGATCGAGCAACAGGACGATGCCGCGCGGCCGGGCATGCTGGCCCCGGTCGACGCGTTGCTGCAGAAGAGTCCGCCCGTGACGCTGGACGAAGCTGCCGCTGCGCGCTTCCTGCAGGGGCAGCGCATTGCGCACCGGGACCTGCCCGATGGCACCGAGATCGCGGAAGGCGTGCTGGCGCGCGTCTATGCCGGCGAGCCGGCGCGCCTGCTTGGCGTCGCGCGCATGCGCGAGGGGGCATTGCGGCCGGAGCGGCTGGTCAGGCTGTAA
- the rbfA gene encoding 30S ribosome-binding factor RbfA, protein MAKKGNISSRNLRISDQIQKDLAEMIQRELRDPRLGLVTLQSVTLTPDYAHAKVHFTVLGAEPATVEAILNEKAGFLHSLLYKRLHIHTVPTLRFLHDTSVEHAIEMSKLINEANATRSKDD, encoded by the coding sequence ATGGCCAAGAAAGGCAATATCTCCTCCCGCAACCTCCGCATCTCCGACCAGATCCAGAAGGACCTGGCCGAGATGATCCAGCGCGAGCTGCGCGACCCGCGCCTGGGCCTGGTCACGCTGCAGTCGGTCACGCTGACGCCGGACTATGCCCACGCCAAGGTGCACTTCACGGTGCTGGGTGCCGAGCCGGCAACGGTCGAAGCCATCCTCAACGAGAAGGCCGGCTTCCTGCACTCGCTGCTGTACAAGCGCCTGCACATCCATACCGTGCCGACGCTGCGTTTCCTGCACGACACCTCGGTCGAACACGCGATCGAGATGTCCAAGCTGATCAACGAAGCGAACGCCACGCGTTCGAAAGACGACTGA